The DNA sequence TTCACGAGGTCCCGGAACTCGGTCAGAGCCTTCCGCGCCCGCTCCGTCATGCCGGAGGGCAGCTCGTCGAGAGCCGCGAGGAGTGAGAGGTCCTTCTCCGCCGCGTGGGCCTCGAGCGCCTCCAGCGTCGCCGCGCCCACGCCGCGCGCCGGCACGTTCACGACCCGGCGGAATGAAACCCCGTCCGCCGGGTTCCGCGCAAGCCGCAGGTACGCGAGGAGATCCTTGATCTCGGCCCGCTCGTAGAACTTCGTCCCGCCGACGAGGATGTACGGCAGGTTCCCGCGCAGAAGCTCGTCTTCGAACGGACGGGACTGCGCGTTCGTGCGGAAGAGGACCGCCACTTCGCCCTGCGGCCGGGCGCGCCGCGCCGCGGCGACACGCGCGACGATCTCGCGGGCCTCGTCGCGCTCCTCGTCGAACGCCACGAGCCGCACCTTCTCCCCGCCCGTCTTCGTGGCCTTGAGCGTCTTCCCGAGTCGGCGTTTGTTCTCGGCGACGACGGCGCCCGCGGCCTTCAGGATCGGCGCCGTCGAGCGGTAGTTGCGCTCGAGGCGGACCGTCTTCGCCGTCGGGAAGTCGCGCGTGAACTCCAGGATGTTCGAGACGTCCGCCCCGCGCCAGCGGTAGATGGACTGGTCCTCGTCGCCCACGACGAAGAGGTTCCCGGCCTCGCCCGTAACGAGCTTCACGAGCTTCGCCTGGACGCGGTTCGTGTCCTGGTACTCGTCGACGAGGAGGTGCCGGATGCTGCGGCGGAGGAGATCGCGCACCTTCTCGTTCGACCCGACGAGCTTCGCCGAGAGGACGAGGAGGTCGTCGAAATCGAGGGCCTGCGACGCCCGGAGCGTCTTCTCGTAGCGGCGCGCCACGTCCGCGAGGCGCGAGCCGAGGAAGTCGCCGAAGCGGCGCGGGAAGTCGTCCGGGGAGATGCCCTCGTTCTTGGCCGCGGAGATCTTCGACTGGATCTGGCGCGGGGTCGCCGACTTCTCCGGAATCGCGACCTCCTTCATGACGCGCTTGACGACGGCGAGCTGGTCGTCAGAGTCGAAGACGACGAAGCCGCGCGGGAGGCCCGCCTCGTCCGCGAAACGGCGCAGAAGGCGCACGCCCCAGGAGTGGAACGTCCCGACGTACGAGCGCGGGCGCTCGGTGCCGAGGAGGTTCGCGACGCGCTCCTTCATCTCGCCGGCGGCCTTGTTCGTGAACGTGACCGCGACGATCCCCTCCTGCGGGACGCCGTGCGCGACGAGCCACGCGAGGCGGCGCGTCAGGACGCGCGTCTTCCCCGAGCCGGCCCCCGCGAGGACGAGGAGCGGCCCTTCGCCGTGCGAGACGGCGGCGGCCTGTTCGGGATTGAGGCCTTCGAGGAGATCTTCCGGGCGGGCGACCAAGGGGCGCGATGGTAGCGCAGGCGCTGGGCCCGTGCAGGTTGCTCATGGCGCCGGAGGTCGAAGAGAAGAATTCTTAGAAAGGTGGCCGAATCGGCGGGCACTTCCTAAGGACCGAGGACCGTCATGCACATCCGCCGGCGAACCCTTCGCGGGCTCTTTCCCCTCTCTCTTCTCCTTCTCCTCTTCGCCGCTCCCGCCCTTTCGCAGAACATCCTCGTGAATCCCGGGTTCGACCGGGACGTCGCGGGCTGGACGCCCCGGACCTACTCGTATCCCGACCCGACGCACGGGGACGCTTCCGCGACTTGGACGGCGACCGATGCGACGGGCAGCGCGGCATCCGGCGGGCTTGCGCTCCATGCGACGACGGGATACCACCAGATCGCGCAGCTTTCGCTGGATCAGTGCTTCGACACGTCGGCAGGCCGCCTCGTCTCCTTCGGCGCGAAGTTCCTGACGACCCGTCAGTTCGGGGAATCGAGCGCGTCCGTCGACGTCGCGTTCTTCGACTCGCCAGCCTGCGGCGGGTCCCAGCTCGGCTCCGCGCAGGCAACGTCCTCCGGACTCGTCGGCTACCCCGAAATGAGCTCGCAGGGCCTCTGGTTGCCGGCCTCCGCGGCGGTCCTCTCGTCACCCGGCAGCCGCTCGATGCGCGTCAGTGTCACCGCTAGCTCCGTTGGGGTCGGGTACTACGGGTCCGGCTACGTCGACGCGATCGCGGACGATGTCTATGCGACGACAGCACCCGCTACGCTGACCTCGTCGATCCTCCCGTCCGCCGCCTGGGTCCACGGGGCCGGAGGCATCTGGTGGTCGACGCAGATCTGGCTGTCCAACCCCGGAGCAACCGACGCCACGGTCAAGCTCAAATGGCTCGGCCACGACGCGGACGGACGCGGGGGCCCCGAGTTCACGTACGTCGTTCGTGCTGGTGAGATCGTCGCCCCCAACTTGTGGTCGTCGCTGTGGTTTCCCGAGGACTATGGCGCGATCCTCGTGACCTCGTCGTCGCCGTCGGTGTTTCTCCAGAGCGAGACCTCAACTTCGAGCCCCAGCGGCGGCACTGTGGGCCAGGCTCTCCCGGCGTTCGGCCCCGCCGACTTTGCGGGCGCGACGCCGAGGACGCTCGTGCCCATCCGCGAGAACACCTCCTTCCGCACGAACCTCGTCCTCTCGAACGCCACCGAGGCGCCGCTCACGGCTCACGTCGTCCTGTATGCGGCCGACGGAACGCAGATCGGCTCGCGCAACATCGACCTCCCGCCCCTCGGCATGACGCAAATCAACCGCGTCGCCTCGGCCCTCGGCGCGGCGACGCTCGACGCGGGTCGCATCGCGGTTTCGACGCCCACGCCCGGCGGCCTCGTCGCGGCCTATGCCTCCATCATCGACAACGTCACGAATGACCCACGCACACTCCTGCCGCAGGATGTCAGCCCCTCTACGCCAGGACCGTGGCTCATACAGTCCGCCGCGTCGACCTTCGGCAGCGGTGGTAGCCACTGGACAACTGACCTGACGCTTGCAAACGCTTGGACCTCTGACGCAACCACCTACTTCAGGTGCTTCGCCTCGTCAGGCGGCGCCATCAACTGGGTCAGAGCCGTTTCCGCAGGCGAGACCTTGACGATTCGCGACCCGCTCGGGCCAGGGCCCCTCCTGGGGACCGATCCACATTACTACCACTTCGCGGAGCATTGCCGTCACGGCGGAAACCTCGACGCCGACCGCCGGGGGCGGGACGGTCGGCCAGACCGTCGCCGTGGTGCGTGCGGCCGACCTCATCGGCGCCGCGCCACGGTCCATCGTTCCGGTCCGCGACGACTCCCAATTCCGGACGAACCTCGTCCTTTCGAATGCCACCGAGTTATTTGTCACCGTCCACGTGGGGCTCTTCGACGTAAGCGGCGCCCTTCTCGGTTCGCGCGACGTGAACCTCTTTCCCCTCAGCGCGACGCAGATCGGTGGCGTCGGGTGGGCGCTCGCGGGAGCATCGGTCAATCTCGGCCGCATCTCCGTCTCGACGCCGACCCCCGGGGGCCTCGTCGCGGCCTACGCCTCCGTCATCGACAACGTCACGAACGACCCGCGGACCATCCTGCCGCGCTGACGCGGCGGGGCGTCACTCCACCGTGACGGACTTCGCGAGGTTGCGGGGCTGGTCGACGTCGCAGCCGCGGCGGCGGGCGACGTGGTACGCGAGGAGTTGGAGCGGGACGACGGAGACGACGGGCTGGAGTGCCGGGTGGACCTTCGGCATCACGAGAACCTCGTCCGCGAACGTCGAGACGTCCGCGTCGCCGGGATTCACGAGCGCGAAGAGGATTCCCGCGCGCGCCTTGACCTCCCGGAGGTTCGACGCCGTCTTCTCGTAGAGCGCGTCCATGGGCGCGATCCCGACGATCGGCATCGCCTCGTCGATGAGCGCGATCGGCCCGTGCTTCATCTCGCCGGCGGGATAGCCCTCGGCGTGGATGTACGAGATCTCCTTGAGCTTGAGCGCGCCCTCGAGCGCGATCGGGTAGTGCGCGCCGCGCCCGAGGAAGAGCGCGTGGGAGACCTTCTCGAACCGGGCGGAGAGCTTCTCGATCGCGGGCTCGAGCGCGAGCGTCTCGCGGAGCGCCGCCGGGAGGCGCGCGAGCGCCGTCAGGAAGTCCTCGTCGACGGGCGTCTCCTGGCCCTTCCCGCCCGACCGCACGGCCCTCACGTAAAGCGCGAAGAGGACGAGCGCGACGAGCTGCGTCGTGAACGCCTTCGTCGAGGCGACCCCGACTTCCGGCCCCGCGTGCGTCGCGAGGACGCCGTCCACGAGACGCGCGATCGCCGAGCCGGGCACGTTCACGACGCCGACCGTCCGGCCGCCGAGCGCCTTCGCCTCCTTGAGGGCCGCGACCGTGTCGGCCGTCTCGCCCGACTGCGAGATCCCGACGACGAGCGTCCGCGCGTCGACGAGCGGCGCGCGGTAACGGAACTCGGACGCGTAGTCCACGTCGGTCCTGACGCGCGCGATCTCCTCCAGCAGGAACTTCGCGACGAGGCCGGCGTGCCAGCTCGTGCCGCAGGCCACGATCTGGATGCGGTCGATCTCGCGGAGGAGCGCTTTCGGGACGCCCATCTCCTCCTCGTTGAAGAGGCCCGTCTCGAGCGAGAGCTTGTTGCCGATCGTCTCGACGACGACCGTCGGCTGCTCGGCGATCTCCTTGGCCATGAAGTGCGGGTAGCCGCCCTTCTCGGCCGAGACCGCGTCCCACGGCACGCGGCTCGCGGGCCTCTCCCGCGGCGTTCCGTCGAAGCCGGTCACGGTGACGGCGTCGGCCGTGATCCGCGCGAGGTCCCCGTCCTCGAGGAAGATCAGGTCACGCGTGTGCGGGAGGAGCGCCGTCGCGTCCGACGCGACGAAGTTCTCGCCCTTTCCGATGCCGAGGACGATCGGCGGCCCCCACTTGAGCGCGTAGAGGACGCCCGGCTCGTCGGCCGAGAAGAGGACGAGCGCGTACATGCCCCTGAGGCCCGACACCGTCTCGCGCACGACCGTGGCGAAGGGCTTGCCCGGCGAGGCGCGGCGCGCCGCCGCGAGCGCGTGAGCGACGACCTCCGTGTCCGTCTCGGACAGGAATTCCACGCCCGCCTTCTGCAGGCCCTGCTTGAGCGGCAGGAAGTTCTCGATGATCCCGTTGTGGATGACGACGATCCGGCCGCTCGCGTCGCGATGCGGGTGGGCGTTCTCCTCGGACGGTCGGCCGTGCGTCGCCCAGCGCGTGTGCCCGATGCCGAACCGGCCGGGGGGCGGCGCGCTCGCGATCTTTTCCGTCAGGTTCCCGAGCTTGCCCTCGCTCCGGGCGACGCGCACCTGGCCGTCGTCCCCGACGACCGCGATGCCGGCCGAGTCGTAGCCGCGGTACTCGAGGCGCTTCAGCCCGTCGAGCAGAATCGGCGTCGCCTCGCGCGGGCCGACGTAGCCCACGATGCCGCACATCGCGTCAGCTCTTCTTCTTCCGCGCCCGGTAGGCCGCGCCGCCGCCCTCGAGGTTCCTCTGCGGGACGCGGGCGACGGCGAGGGCGTCCTTCGGGACGTCCTCCGTGACCGTCGTGCCGGCCCCGATGATCGCGCCGTCACCGACCGTCACGGGCGCGACGAGCTGCACGTCCGACCCGACGAACACGTCCGCGCCGATCGTCGTCCGGTGCTTCGCGAAGCCGTCGTAGTTGCACGTGATGACGCCCGCGCCCACGTTCGTGCGCGGGCCGATCTCCGTGTCGCCCAGGTACGTCAGGTGGTTCGCCTTGACGCCCGCGTGAAGCTTCGCCTTCTTCGTCTCGACGAAGTTCCCGACGTGGACGCCGGCGGCGAGATCCGTCCCCTCGCGCAAGCGCGCGAACGGCCCGACGATGCAGCCGTCGCCCACGACGGCAGACTCGATGACGGAGTAGGGCTTCACGGCCACGTTCTTCCCGAACACGCTGTCGCGGACCACGCAGCCCTGGCCGATGACGGTCCCGGGGCCCACCCGCGTCCTCCCGAGGAGCGTCACGAAGGGCTCGATCGTCGTGTCCGGCTCGAGGACGACGGTCTCGTCCAGCGTGACCGTCTCGGGGCGCAGGATCGTCGCCCCGCCGCGCATCGCCGCGACGGCGGCCCGCTCGCGGAGGAGCCGGTCCACGACGGCGAGGTCCTCGCGAGAGTTGACCCCCAGCGCCGCCGCGGGATCGCCGGAGACCGTGACCACCTTGCGCTTTGCCTTCAGCGCGAGCGAGAGCACGTCCGTGAGATAGAACTCGGATTGGGAGTTCTTTGAGGTGAGGAGGGGAAGGGACTTATCCAGAAATGCACGGTCGAACGCATACGTCCCGGTGTTGATCTCGGAAATCTTCTTCTCACGACTCGAAGAATCTTTCTCTTCTCTTATCCGAACAAAGGACTTCTTCTTGTCCCGCACGATGCGCCCGTAGCCCGTGGGGTTCGCGAGCGTCGCCGTCAGGACGGCGACCGCGGCCTTCTTGTCCTTGGCGAGCGCGTCGACGAGCGCCTTCACCGCGCCTGCCTCGAGGAGCGGCACGTCGCCCGACAGCACGACGACCGTCTTCGCCTTGCCGAACGCGCCCGCGGCGGCCGCGGCGCGCACCGCGTCGCCCGTGCCGCGCGGGGGATCCTGGATCGCGATCCTCACCCGAGGATGATTCGCCGCGAGAAAAGCGCCGACCGTCGCTCTTTCATTCGAAGAATCTCTTTCCGCGTCCTTCTTCGAAATCACGACGACGACTTTCGCGGGATCGCCCGCGACGGCGAACGCCGTGTCGAGCGCGCGGTCGAGGAGCGGCCGGCCCGCCGCCTCGTGGAGCACCTTCGGCCGCGACGACCTCATCCTCACGCCGCGGCCTGCGGCCAGGAGGACGACGGAGGTCACACGCCTCCCGCGACGAGCTCCGTGAACCCCTGCGTGCCGCGCAGGACCGAGAGGTCCGCCTCGAGGCGCGCCTGGATGCGATTCTGGTCGTCGGCCGCGATCGCCCTCTTGAGCGCCTGGAGCGCCTGCTCGGCGTCCCCCTGCAGCGCGAAGCAGCACGCCGCGAGGTAGTGGCCGCGCCCGTCTCCGTCCTTCTTGCCCGCGTTTTTCTTGAGCAGCTCGAGGGCCTTCTCGACGTTGCCGCGGTTCTTCTCGAACACGGCGGCGTGGTAGATCTCCTCCGGACTGTCCCCGGCGGAGGCCTTGCCCTTCTTCCCGTTGCGGCACGCCGTCAGGTACATGCGCGCGCGGTCGAGGAATTCCTTCTCGTCGGGATGCTTCACGATGAGGTCCTCGAACTTCCGGGCCGCCTCGTCGAAGTGCCGCCTGTGGAAGAGGTCGATGGCCTTCTCGTACTCCTTGCGCGTCGCGGACGACTCGCGCACCGCTTCCTTGAGCGATGCCGGCGCCTTGCGCGTCTTGTCGGGCTCGTGTGCGACGAGCTTGAGCTGCTTGACCTTCTTCCCGAGATCCTCGAGTGAGAGGCCCAGCTTGCGCGAGAGCGTCTGGGAGTCCATGCGCCCGTAGTTGGCCTTGAGCCACCGGGCGTCGTCTTCGGTCCACTTGCTTTTGTTGGTCAAGGGCCCTCCGGGGAAGCGGGCCAGAGGCCCGCAAGGACGGTGGATTCTGGTTACGTCTTCGTGATCCGTCAAGGGCCGCCAAAACGCGATAGCCTGACGCCGGTGTACGAGCTGCCGGTCTTCTGCACGCAGTGCGCGCGGAAGCTCGAATCGAAGGAACTGGGCCCGGGGCGCAGCGTGCCGGTGTGCCCGGCCTGCGGCGCGGTGCACTGGATCGACCCGAAGGTCGCCGCGGGCGTCCTGATCGTCCGCGACGAGCGCGTCCTCCTCGTCAAGCGCGCGATCGAGCCCGGCTACGGCAAGTGGACGTTCCCGGGCGGCCACGTGGACCGGGGCGAAACCGTCGAGGAGGCGGCCCTGCGCGAGACGCTCGAGGAGTGCGGCGCGATCGCCGACCTCGACGGGCTCCTCGGCCTCTTCTCGTATCCGGGCCGGCCCGTCGTCGTGGCGGTCTACCGCGGGCTCCTCGCCCCCGGCAGCCGCGAGCCGCACGCGGGCGACGAGACGCTCGAGGTCGGGTGGTTCACGCCGGAGGAGGCTGCCGGCCTCGACCTCGCCTTCCAGTCGGTCGCCGACGCCCTGACGAAACTCTTCCTTCGTCCGTACGTTCTCTGAAGGGAATGGGCGGGCGCCCTTTCGGCATCCACGGAGGGGAGACCCCGCGTATCCCTTCTGGAGACCACATGCGCCGCAACGCCCGATTCCTCCTGCCCCTCCTCGGCCTCGTCCTCTTCTCGTCTCTCGCCCGCGCGGAAGAGCCCACGCAGGCTACGCCGCCGGCGCCGGCCGGCCTCGCGAAGGCGACGTTCGCGGGCGGCTGCTTCTGGTGCATGCAGGGGCCTTACGACGCCGTCCCGGGCGTCGTCTCCACGACCGTGGGCTACACGGGCGGCAAGAAGGCCGGCGCCACCTACCACGAGGTCGGGGCGGGCGGCACGGGCCACCGCGAGGCCATCGAGGTCGTCTTCGACCCGAAGAAGGTCTCGTACGAGAAGCTCCTCGACGTCTTCTGGCACAACGTCGACCCCACGTACGCGGGCGGCCAGTTCTGCGACTCGGGCTTCTCGTACACGACCGCGATCTTCGTCCACGACGACGCGCAGCGCGCGGCGGCCGAGGCCTCCATGAAGGCGCTCGAGGCCTCGAAGGTGCTGAAGGCGCCGATCGTGACCGAGATCGTGAAGGCGGGACCCTTCTGGAAGGCCGAGGAGTATCACCAGAGCTATTACAAGAAGAACCCGGTCCGGTACAACTTCTACCGCTCCGGCTGCGGCCGCGACTCGCGGCTCAAGCAGTTGTGGGGCGACAAGGCCGGCAGCCACTGACCCGGGGATTCGGATTCGGATTTCTTAGAAGGTGAATGCGCGGGCACACTTCTAAGAAATCTTTGTCTTCTTGAAGAAGTGCGACCCGAACTTCGCCGGCACCCACCGCGGGACGAGCTTGCCCGCCGCGATCCAAAGCCGGTCGAGCGGGTGCGTCACGACGACCGCTTTCTTCTTCCGCACGGCCTCGAGGCCCATCTTCGCCACCGCCTCCGGCGTCATCTCGGGGAACGGCGTGTCCTTCCCTTCCTTCATTCCCGCGACGGCGGCGAAGTTCGTCTTCGTGAATCCCGGGCAGAGGCACGTCACGGTCACGCCGAACGGCTTCGCCTCCTCGTGCAGCGCCTCTGTGAAGTTCAGGATGAAGGCCTTGCTCGCGCCGTAGAGCGAGAAATACGGCGTCGGGTAGAAGGCCGACGTCGAGGAGATGTTCAGGATCGCCCCCGCGCCCCGCGCCTTCATCGCGACGAGGAACCGGTGCGTGAGCTCCGCCGTCGCGACGACGTTCAGCTCGAGCAGCGCGTGCACCCTCTCGAACGGCAGATCGGTCTCGGGTCCGTTCAGGCCGAATCCCGCGTTGTTCACGAGGAGCGCGACGTGCCGCCCCGCGCCCTCCGTCGCGTTCCACATGGCGTCACGCCCTTCCGGCGTCGCGAGATCGGCCGCGAGGACTTCCGCGCGGCCCCCCCGCCCGGCGTTCAGCCCGGTCGCGAGCGCCTCCAGCCTGTCCCCCGAACGGGAGACGAGCAGGACCGGCCGGCCCTCGGCCGCAAGCTCGCGCGCGAACGCGGCGCCGATTCCGGACGACGCGCCCGTGACGACGGCGAGGCCGCTGTCCTTCACTTCTTTTCCTTCGGGCGCACCACCTCGGCGACGCGGTAGCCGAGCAGGCTCCGCATCGCGTGCGCGGGGGCGAAGACGTCCGCCGGCGGCGAGGAGGCCGCCTGCGGCAGCGCCGCGAGGACGAGCGCGGGAGAGCTCCCGTCGAGGACGACGTACGCCGCGAACCAGTCACGCGCGCCGAGTGCGGGGACCCTCACGTCCTCGCCATCGACGCGCAGGGCGAACGGGGCGGGCGGCCCGGCCGTCCAGACCCCCGGACGGCCCGCGCCCCCCGAGGAAAGTTCGATCGCGCGGCGCAGGAGCGTCGCGCCGGGCTCGCGCAGCGAGACCGCGGACGCCGCGAGCGGCACCGAAGCGCTGCCGCCGCCCTTGAGTTCGGAGCGGGCGTTCGTGGAGATCCAGAGCGCGGTGGACCCCGGGATCGTCGCGTTGCCCTCGGGCCACAGGCCGGGGAGGAGCAGCTCCGTCGCGGTCCCGAAGTCGGGGAAGGACAGCGTGCCTCCGACCTCGCGGGTCTCGTAGACGGCCTGGATTGCCGGCTCGGGCGTCGCGCCGCGCGGTGCGTTGGCCCTCGCCCGCGCCCAGTCCTCGCGGCGGCGCGCAGACTCGGCTTTCTCGACGCGCACCTGTCCCGTCCAGCTCAGGCGGAGTCTCCCCTTGTCGACCTCGAGGACCTCCACCTCGCGGCGCGCGAGGTCGGGCACGTCCCCGCCGTCGACGCCCGGCAGGTTCGGGACGAGCGTCAGCTCGAGGCCGGCTGCGAGCGGGATGCCGCCTTCCAGGACGGAGGGAGCCGACTGCGGAGCCGTCGCCTCGCGCGCGGGCGGCTTCCCGCACGCAGCGACGACGACGGCCGCGAGAAGGGCCGGGGCGGCGCGGCGCGGGAAGCGCATCGGCTCAGCGGTTCGCGGCGTCGTTCAGGCGCTCGTCGAGCGGGATCGGATAGATCGACGTCGCCGTGACCTTTTCCGTGCGAGGGCGCCACCGGTTGATCGACCCGATGAGGCGCGGATCCCCGGACACCGTCGACGGGACCTCGCGCTCGAAGTCGCCGCGGAAATCGAGGATCACGCGCGAGAGCCCGGCCTTGAGCGACGGCGCCTTCCAGTCGACGTTGCGCGGATCGGCGACGAACGCCTTCGCAGCGGCCTCGAGGCGGTCCTCGAGGTCCGCCGCGTCCCACGCGTCCTTCGCGAGCGGCGGCCCGCCGCGGCGCGCCTTCACGAGCGCGAAGTGGATGCGCGCGTCGGTGAAACGTTTCCACGCGAGCGACGAAATCTGGTTCAGGGAGAGCTCGCGCCCGCCGAAGACGTACTTCGTCTCGGAGTCGAACCTGTGCCCGATCTCCTTCAGGCTCTGGGGGCGGTTGAAGCGCAGGACGCCTCGAATCGCGCAGGCGTTGTAGGCGTTGATCCAGTACGCGAGCCGGTCCGGCTCCGTCGGGAAGAGGTGCGGGTGCGTCTCGGGCGAGACGCGCGCGACCTCGGCGAGGTACTGCTCGAGCGTCGACTCCTCGAGGGACGCCGCCGCGTAGTCGACGAGCCCGTCCTGGACGACCTTCTCGAGGAAGCGGCCGAAGATCCCGTGCGGAAACTTCCCGGCGGACGGGACGTCCGACTGCGCCTTCACGTTCGGGCGCACGGTCTCGCAGGAGGCGCCCATCAGCGCGAGAGACAGCGCCGCGCAGGCCGCCGCGGACAGGAAGCGTGCGTCCTTCATGGCGGCGTCAGCCGATGACGTCTTCCGTGCCGTCGACGCCGAGCACGTTGCCCGACAGCCAGACCGTCTCGGGCTTCGAGAGGGCGACGATCACGCGCGCGACGTCGTCGGGGGTCGTGAGCCGGCCGGCCGGGTGGATGGCGAGGCAGCGCTCGATCATCGCGGCGTTGTCGGGGATCTTGCGGAGAGCCGGCGTGTCCGTGACGCCCGCGCGGATCGCGTTGACGGCGATCTTCCGGGTCACGAGCTCGACCGCGAGCTGGCGGCAGTGGCTCTCGAGGGCGGCCTTCGCGGCCGAGACCGCGCCGTAGGACTTCCAGATGCGGTGCCCGCCGGAGGACGTCATCGCGAACACGTGCCCGCCCTCGGCGAGGAGGCCCCCCGCGAGAAGGTCCTGCACCCAGTAGACGAGCGAATGGGCCATGACGTCGAGCGTCATGTCCATCTGGGCGCGCACGATCCGGTCGGCGGGCGCGTCTGCGAGGAACGGCTTCAGCGTCCCGAACGCGAGCGAGTGAAGCACGACGTCGATTCCGGCCCGGCGCCCCTCGGCGTCGAGGACCTTCGTCATCTCCGCGATGGCCTCGGCGCGCTTCTCGTCGTCCGCGGCGTTCATGTTGAAGAAGAGCGCCCGCGATCCGGCGGCCGTGATCTCCCCCGTGATGCGCTCGACGTTGGGCTGCGTCGACTTGCGGTCGAGATGGACGCCGAAGACGTTCCGGCCCGCGCGGGCGAGGGCGAGGGACGTGCCTTCCCCGAATCCGGAGGAGGCCCCGAGAACGAGGGCCCACGAGCGGTTTGCCATGGGCCGGATGCTAGCAGGCCCGCCCCGCTATCCTCGTCCCCGGGAGACCGCCGTGTCCGTGCCGCCCGCCCCGGATTTCCGCGCGAGACTGCGCTCTCGGCCGCCGCTCGTTCTCGATGCGGCGCTGGGCACGGACCTCCTCGCCCGCGGCGCTCTTCTTCCCGCGCCGCTCTGGAGCGCGCAGGCCCTCCTCGACGCGCCGGAGCTCGTCGAGGCGATCCACCGGGAGAACGCGGAGGCAGGGGCCGACGTCCTCACGATCGCCAGCTTCCGGCTGCATGGAAGAAATCTAAGAGGATCTTTTTGCTCCCTCTCGCAGGCAGCTCATCGAAATCGCGGTGGCTCTGGCGCGCCGGGCAGGCGGACGGCCTTTGGATCGCCGGGTCTCTCGCACCTCTGTCTGACTGCTACCGGCCTGATCTCGTTCCGAAGCAAGAAGAAATTCTCTTCTCCGAGCACGCCGAGATGGCGGCGGCGCTCGCCGCCGCCGGCGTCGACCTCATCCTCGTCGAGACGATGAACACCGTGTGCGAGGCCGTGGCCGCCGCGCGCGGCGCGGTGGCCACGGGGCTGCCGGTCGTCGTCTCTTGCGTTACGGACGGAGGCGGCCGCCTGCTGTCCGGAGAGCCCGTCGAGGATTTCGCGCGCTCGCTTCTTTTGCTGCCTTCGCCGCCCGACGCCCTCGGCGTAAATTGCGTGGCCGCCCGCTCGCTCGCCGGCGACCTGACGCGCCTCGCGGCGGCGGCGCCCGGCGTTCCGCTTGCGGCCTATGGGAACGTCTTCTCGACACCGGTAGCGCCGGAGGACTACGTGGCTCACGCCACCGAATGGGTCCGCCTCGGCGCGCGCCTCGTCGGCGGCTGCTGCGGGACGACGACGGCGCACACGGCCGCGGTCGCCCGCTCGCTTCAGGGGAAGTAGCCCCGGATCGTCTTGGCGCGCAGCTTCGGGTCCTTGAGCTTCACCTCGATCGCGCGGAACTGGTTCTCGCCCTTCGTGGAGTTCGTGAGGTAGCGCAGGAAGTACTGCGAGCGCAGCTCCGTCTCGATCTTCCGGTAGACCTCCGGCAGGGCCGACGCCTTTCCGATGAAGAACGCCTCGGCCCCCGTGTCCGCGGCGAGCTCGTTCATCCGCCCCTTGATTCCCGTGTCGAGGAAC is a window from the Acidobacteriota bacterium genome containing:
- a CDS encoding homocysteine S-methyltransferase family protein, whose translation is MAAALAAAGVDLILVETMNTVCEAVAAARGAVATGLPVVVSCVTDGGGRLLSGEPVEDFARSLLLLPSPPDALGVNCVAARSLAGDLTRLAAAAPGVPLAAYGNVFSTPVAPEDYVAHATEWVRLGARLVGGCCGTTTAHTAAVARSLQGK
- a CDS encoding homocysteine S-methyltransferase family protein, whose amino-acid sequence is MSVPPAPDFRARLRSRPPLVLDAALGTDLLARGALLPAPLWSAQALLDAPELVEAIHRENAEAGADVLTIASFRLHGRNLRGSFCSLSQAAHRNRGGSGAPGRRTAFGSPGLSHLCLTATGLISFRSKKKFSSPSTPRWRRRSPPPASTSSSSRR
- a CDS encoding SDR family oxidoreductase translates to MANRSWALVLGASSGFGEGTSLALARAGRNVFGVHLDRKSTQPNVERITGEITAAGSRALFFNMNAADDEKRAEAIAEMTKVLDAEGRRAGIDVVLHSLAFGTLKPFLADAPADRIVRAQMDMTLDVMAHSLVYWVQDLLAGGLLAEGGHVFAMTSSGGHRIWKSYGAVSAAKAALESHCRQLAVELVTRKIAVNAIRAGVTDTPALRKIPDNAAMIERCLAIHPAGRLTTPDDVARVIVALSKPETVWLSGNVLGVDGTEDVIG